In Halogranum gelatinilyticum, the DNA window ACACGCCGCCCGTCAGCGAGATCCACGACGCGATTCAGCAAGAACTCGGCTCCGAAAACCGCAGCTTCGGCTTCTGATCGGCCTCTCTCCGCCGACTACCGGTCGTCGGGTCGACCGGCTTCTTTCCGCCGACTATCGGTCGTCGGGTCGCCGCCGGACCCAGTCGTCGGCCGCGTACTTCTCCTCGGCTCGCTCGCGTGCCCGTTCGAGTTCGTCGTCCGTCCACGACCCCTCCCTCGCGTCGGTCCACTCGGCGAGGGCGTCTTCGACGGCGGCGACGGCGTCGCCGCGGGTCGCCGCGCTCTCCTCGTCGATGCCGGTGACGCGCTCGCGGAACGTATCGGGGGACACGTCGTGGCCCGCAAACGTCGCGAGGTGACGCTCGGCGTCGACGGCGTAGGTCAGCGAGCCGTGTTGGATGACGGCGTCCTTCCGTCGGTACTGGGCGTTGCCACTGATCTTCTTCCCGCCCGCGACGACGTCGTGGGCTGGGTGCAACTCCCGCAGATAGCACGCGGGATGGTAGATTTCGGGGAACCCTTCGTCGGCGAAGTCAGCGGCGACGTCCATCCGGCGGAAGGCGTCGAGGACGGGCGTACACAGCAGATGATAGCAGTCCATCAGACTCGACGGCAGTTCGGCCTTCGGCGCGATGATGGAGTAGGAGACGTCGCCGTGGGCGTCGTGGTAGATGCTGCCGCCGCCGGTCTGTCGGCGCGTGACCTCGATGCCCTCGCGCTCGCAGAACGCCCAGTCGACGGTGTCGGGGTCCTGCCGGTAGCCGAGTGAGAGGGTGCTCGGCTCCCAGCGGTAGACGCGGACGGTCCGCGGGCCGCCGTCGGCGGCGGTCTCGGCGGCGATCTCGTCGAGTGCCATGT includes these proteins:
- a CDS encoding lipoate--protein ligase family protein, producing MTGGDPDASDDIDVRDREWRLIREESWSGAMNMALDEIAAETAADGGPRTVRVYRWEPSTLSLGYRQDPDTVDWAFCEREGIEVTRRQTGGGSIYHDAHGDVSYSIIAPKAELPSSLMDCYHLLCTPVLDAFRRMDVAADFADEGFPEIYHPACYLRELHPAHDVVAGGKKISGNAQYRRKDAVIQHGSLTYAVDAERHLATFAGHDVSPDTFRERVTGIDEESAATRGDAVAAVEDALAEWTDAREGSWTDDELERARERAEEKYAADDWVRRRPDDR